Sequence from the Zonotrichia albicollis isolate bZonAlb1 unplaced genomic scaffold, bZonAlb1.hap1 Scaffold_257, whole genome shotgun sequence genome:
ctaatacagctgctctatcagctgaacccatgaacccagatgTCTCTGGGTGATTTaatccctttctctccttcctcccccctggggccccatagtACATACTATCTttctccgcaggccagcgggccgttgtctgtcctcgcaggtggcaagttgagacaagcggagccccaccaggaaaaaaaaatcctggggcgcgccttggaggtccgtctatcccccctgcccccgcggggacagagaactcctggcttggctcgccaaaatgttttgcggagaaaagaagaaacgtcacaacttgtaaaagttgtaaagcccggtatgctttattacgacgcgcgccggacgcaagactccccaaaagggcatgcgtacccctgaggatttcagacctccttttatctcccttccaaatgcatatgcatacagtttcacaataagttcatacatattcatcttgcatgacacttagcactaattcttctttatcggaggaattcttaggtcgggggcagattgacctcgtggtttttctgtttttctttctctgtctccttgctgtctctggaacgcggcctctccttcagctttagctccacagacccttcacctctcccagacccttcacctagttcaggatggatccttactctgtctcaagGGCTTCTCTTACCGGTGCTTCCATTGATGTCTgctcaaggcagagctgcaggtgaagctcttcccacactgggaacactcgaagggcctctccccagtgtggatgcaccggtgggtgatgaggtgggacttttgcttgaagcccttcccacagtcagggcaggggaagggcctctcctctctgtgaatccgctcatgcaggaggagattggagctggtctgaaacctcttcccacatgtGGGACActggtagggcctctccccagtgtggatgcgttggtgggtaaCAAGggcggagctgcagctgaagcccttcccacattccccacactcgtagggccattccccagtgtggatgcgccggtgggtaatgagggtggagttgtgcttgaaacccttcccacagtcagggcagcggaagggcctctcctctgtgtgaatctgctcATGTAGATggagattggagctgctctgaaatcTCTTCCCACATGTGGGGCActggtagggcctctccccagtgtggatgcaccggtgggtgatgaggtgggacttttgcttgaagcccttcccacagtcaggacaggggaagggcctctcctctctgtgaatccgctcatgcaggaggagattggagctggtctgaaacctcttcccacatgtGGGACActggtagggcctctccccagtgtggatgcgttggtgggtgatgagggcGGATCTGcggctgaagcccttcccacattccccacactcataggacctctccccagtgtggatgcgttcgtggcggatcagggtgctgctctgtctgaagctcttcccacactccaagcccttgtggggcttctccttatcaggaagctgctcctgggccaccAGCTCGgaactctggctgaagctctgtccaccttcctggctcagggagggtctttcttcctcagagcaccctgggctgggtttggagcccctcctcatgtgggatgtctgaggtttttcttccctgttggattcctgtgcactAGAATcactcaaaacggcctctttcACAAGGTTCTGCCATtcagatttttcctccctggtctccatcctcagttccttccctgggaaaggaaggacaaggaaaggatgggatttgcctccgtgccacagggaaggggaaggagatcccacCAGTGCATCCCCGGCAGGATGGTGTTGGCAGTGGGATTGTCCTGCAtctgtgggctgtgctgggctgggagatggagcaggagagacgGGGAAATAGggactgacttcctcctcacctgcctggttATCCCAGGGATCCTTCgtcttcctcgcagcctcctcctccatccagtcAAGATCTGGGAGTGGGAAATCCtgctctgggaagaaaacaaagggtgcgcacattgtcttttgtactggtttgaaggcaaacctgggggagAGTGTACGTCAGAatacaatttaataagaaagTGAAGaccaaggcaatgatacagaaacccTGCTTTAAACTCACAGAGTcgggatataacctgacaccctgttggtcagggtggtggctgtTGGAGTGATCAACGTGATTCTGTCCAAGCAGTGATCccgtagaagggtctggtcttcctctggaggTCCAGTGGAgattatggagctcttgtcctctggcaatccAGCAGGCAAGCTACTCCTGGTGTTGCAAagctcagcttatatccaggcaggaacgcttggttcctccccctgggcggagcatcccacaatgggatgatggaattttatcagtgctgcagtgacactcaatggcccattagcagaagatatctcccctcgagggcgttatcaggggtgagtcatggaagagataaagaaccctgccccacATGTTTATAGCAGATTaagaagatggggattgaaaacatgcatttggttacatcttgcatggcaacctgaaacagtggggtaatccctgctcagggggtgaacaccaccccccttacccaaactggctcagctaTAAAACccccacacacaggggacaatgtcacacttgccctgctccaggggaggtctctgtcccttgtcactcttctctttctttccatctctctacctcacatttactgttcaagaaaatccattttgcaTTTGGTATCgttagcaccttaattggggcagaggaatctctctaACAATTTGCATAACCAGACTGTGACATTATTTTTGCACAGTGTGTATAGGTgctgttctctgaccccaagtgcctttgacaacatcATGACTCCCTCCACTGACGtggttgtggttctctctggaagaactcttggaaacttgggcacagtccctccttcctcctggggagCTTATGGAGCTTatagaaattttatttctttatgggagaaatgatgaggaaaagGGCTTTTATGAGtggccagtgtaaagaaaataatttgctgtctttccttataaagttgttaaaatcactggaggaaatgGAGCAAATCTTACcagtgagactgacaaggttcagtCACCCCACGGTGAGGAACGCAAGGCGGCTAAAAGTCccagaagaagcccagctcaagttgATAAATTTCCGAAtaagtcctgaattcccaggttGGGGACTTTaccaaatgtgagaatcatttttctctttatccctgtcacctttgtgactgctacacagagatttccattccttttaatagtctgtattgggccaaatttccactttccttttatcggaacctgccagcagctaAACTGGAGATGTGCAGGAAGCAATGaatattggaattgccacatcactgcttggattgtcagtttattcatgtttgggatttgtttgtgttggaaaagaaatgaaatttagcaaaatgttttattatagtttagttatgagttttgtgtgaattggtttgtaaaaataattttgtagccgttgatattatgtgattgagttttgtgtaaccctggcaagtagctttagaaacctaataaacattaagccagggtaggagagtaagaagactaaccggtttggggatagcatacaataggacaggtagaagatttatgattttgctcgtgaactagggaatgtattacaagggtccgtagtttggcgaagggccactgtttcttggagactttgcgaagggccactgtttcttggagactttgttatgaattgcttgtgtataaaaggaaaacacccatgtgtgaattttggggttctgtttttggggacgctagtccgcaggcccccgggcccttcaataaagcgccgcacaaaacttatccgagttttgtgtcctttatcattCGGGCAACAGTTTTCTGGCGACCGCGGCAGGACTCCGAGGGTTGCTGGGGCGGTTCGCGTCTCGATCCACTCCAAGCCGGCGCCGAGCACTTCTCGGAAGAGTCATCGGGTCGTGCCCGACCCCCCGCGCCTGTCGGACGACTGCAGAAGGTAAGCCCGAAGGCGCTTTATATTGGAAAAAGGTGATAATTAGATTTGGTTTGGTGGTTAATGGAAAAAGCCTAGGCTCCGGCCATAAGACGTCTATGGTACGCAGGTCCAGAATTCGCCTcctattgtttttttcttgaggAAGGACGGCGAAAAGGTATATTGGTTTATTGGGATTAAAGgtggaatagaaaaaaaaaaaaaaaaattaaaggctgtaatatgatgtcttttaaaacttttaaaactttggTGCAGGCCAATGGAAAAATACCTGGAAATACGCCATTAGGTTGTATATTGAAAAGGTGGAAAGGCGAAGGCTTTTCTCAAGAGTTAGATAAGAGCAAAATGATAGATTATTGTAACCGTTGGTGGCCTGAATATGAGATTGGGGAAGTAGGATGGCCAGTGAATGGTACACTGGAATTGGAGATAATGGAATCTTTGATGCACTTTTTAAGgaggaatgagaaatgagatGAAATAGCATATTTAGATTTGTTTTTCGTTTTATATCAGAAAGAAGAATGGCAAAAAGAGTGTGGTATTTTGGTTTTACAGATGAATGATGAGAGCGGGTGTGTTGGATGTAGAGAAAGAAAGGAGCGTGATTTGTATCCCCCGATTGAAGAAGATTTGTCCTATTTTGTAGCACCTCCGAGGGGTCCAGTTGTTCCTAATGTACCTTTTGCTCCTCCTGCTGACATAACTATAAAAAGGGCATCTAGTGAGAGTGACAGTGATACTGAAAAGAGTGAAAGTATTAAAAGGACTCCATTAGCAGAGCGGACTCgccaaggaaggaaggggcagaaggggCCACAGTTAATTGCACCGTTAAGGGAAGCTGTGGGACCACagggagaaaggatacttataaAGGTGCCTTTCTCTCCAGGGGACTTGGTAATATAGAAACAATCGGCTGGAAGTTACCGGGAAGATCCCGAAAGGGTAGCAAGGGTGGTTAAAATGGTGATAAAAACTCAGAATCCGGACTGGAATGATTTACAGGTATTATTGGATACTATAATGGATTCTACAGAAAAAGAGATGGTTATTAAAGCTATGAGAGAAAAGGCTCGTGAGGAGATTAGGTTGCGACAACTAGATGAAACAGTTGATGAATTGGTGCCAAGTGAGGAACCCAGGTGGGATCCAAACTCTACGGGAGGAATAAGGGCTGTAAAACGATATCAGGAATTGTTGGTGGAAGGAATTAGAACAGGAATACCTAAGACTATGAATTGGTCTAAGCTGTATTCGGTCAAGCAGGACAAGAATGAGTCTCCGTCTGCCTTTTTGGAACGGTTAAAAGACACGGCTCGGAAGTTTACTAATTTAGATGTAGAAGATCAATCAGGGAAACTTCAATTGGCATTATTGTTTTTAGGGCAATCACAagaggatattaggaaaaagttacaAAGGCTGGAAGGGGAGGATACTCGGAATTTGGATAAAATGTTGGAGGTAGCATGGAAGGTATACaagaacagggaaaaagaaactgcaaaaagaCAACAAGCTAGTATTTTGGCTGTAATGCAACAgacaggggcaggaggaaaattCATTAGGGGACGAGGTCGGGGAGGAGCTAATCGTGGACAGAGGGGGATGATGAGAGGTCGGAGAGGATTTGGGTTTGCACCTAACACGGAGATGTTAGATCCAAACCAGTGTGCATTTTGCCGACAATTGGGGCACTGGAAAAATGAATGCCCGGTTAGAGGGGAGAATATGGGGTTAGTTGGGAATACTCATGTGGGAAGATTTACGGGAGGACCAACAGAGGCAGCTCAAGCACTAGTTTTGGGAAATTATCGGAATCAAAGCTGACTAGACAAAGACCTGAGGGTAGTTTTAGAGATAGATGAGAAGGGTCAGGAATTTATGGTAGACACTGGAGCTACATATTCTGTACTTAATAGATTATTAGGACCTTTGAGTGACACAACTGTACAGGTGGTGGGGGCAACAGGGAAGCTAGAGGAACAACCATTTTTACAACCTTTAAATCTTAGGTTCGGGGGGAAAGAATTGGATCATCAATTTTTGTATATGCCAAATTGCCCCACACCCCTTCTTGGCAGAGACCTATTGTCCCGacttaatgtgaaaataatatttgaagggggaagggtgAAATTGGAGATACCTGAGGAACAAATAGCAAGCATTTTTGTGATTAAAGAAGTAGATGCCTCTCCTATTCCAGAAGAAATTGAGCAGGCTGTAGTACCCTGGGTGTGGGAGTCGGGAGTCCCCAGGAAATCTAAAGCTGCCCAGCCAGTAAAAGTAGAACTTAAAGAAGGGGCCCGACCAGTGAAGGTAAAGCAATACCCCTTGAAGCTTGAGGCAAAGAGAGGAGTAGCCCCgttaattaaacaatttttggtTCAAGGAATATTACAGGAATGTGAATCGGAGTATAATACTccaatttttccagtgaaaaagccTAATGGTAAATATCGTTTGGTACAGGACTTGAGAGCGATTAATGAAATAGTAAAGAACATACATCCAGTTGTTGCTAATCCTTATACATTGTTAACATCTGTATCGGAGGAGTTTAAATGGTTCTCTGTGATTGATCTTAAAGATGCTTTCTTCTGCATCCCACTGGCAGTAGAgagtaggaaatattttgccttcgAGTGGGAGAGTCCTGATTCTAGGAGAAAGAGGCAGCTTACGTGGACCAGACTGCCACAAGGGTTTAAACTCAGCCCCACTATTTTTGGAAATCAACTGGCCAAGGAGCTGGAAGAATAGAAGATAACCCAGGTAACAATATCTCCATCCttgtatgtagtcctgcagTACGTGGACGACATTTTTCTGGCCACTAAAGAAAGAGACATGTGTGTGGAATTAACAATTAAACTACTTAATATGCTTGGCCAAGCAGGGTATAAGGTCTCTAAGGAAAAAGCTCAATTGATCAAAAATAGTGTTATTTATCTCGGTTGTGAGATCACACAAGGGCAGAGACGTTTGGGAGTTAACCGAATAGAGGCAATATGTGCTATTCCTTTGCCTCGTAACCATCAGGAATTGAGATCTTTTCTAGGAATGGTGGGATGGTGTCGACTGTGGATCATGAACTTTGGTCTCCTAGCCAAGCCACTGTATGAGGCCTTGAAGCAGCATCAGTTGGAATGGACGACACAACAAAAGAAGGCCTTCCAGGAATTGAAGCAGGCACTAAAGGAGGCCCCAGCCCTAGGACTCCCTGACCTGACCAAGGAATTCCAGTTATATGTAAATGAGAGGCAAAAACTGGCATTGGGGGTCCTCACCCAGAAGGTGGGATCATGGAAGAGGCCAGTAGGATACTTCTCTAAACAACTGGATTTGGTAAGTTCCGGGTGGCCCTCGTGTTTACGAGCCGTGGCAGCAACAATAATCCTTATTCAGGAGGCCTGGAAATTGACTTTGGgggcaaaaatgaaagtgtttgttcCCCATATGGTCATGGCTGTTTTGGAGCAAAAGGGGGGTCACTGGCTATCATCAAGTCGAATGTTGCAATACCAGGCTATCCTGAGAGAACAGGATGATATTGAAATAAAGACTACTAACCATGTTAATCCAGCAGAGTTTTTACGCAGTGACCAGGAGGCTGGGGGACTGGTGCACGATTGCGTGGAGGTAATTGAACAAGTGTATGCCAGCAGACCCGACCTAAAGGATGAACCATTGGAAGACCCTGAATGGGAACTATACACTGATGGATCCAGTTTTGTTGAGAATGGGACTCGCTATGCTGGGTATGCAGTGGTAACATCGGATCAGGTAATAGAAGCAAAGGCTTTGTTACCTGGAACTTCAGCCCAGAAGAGCTCTGTACTTGAGCAAGGACAAAAGGGTTAATATCTGGACAGATTCTAAATATGCCTTTGGTGTGGT
This genomic interval carries:
- the LOC141727877 gene encoding uncharacterized protein LOC141727877, giving the protein MKAPRTHTTGEKPHKGLECGKSFRQSSTLIRHERIHTGERSYECGECGKGFSRRSALITHQRIHTGERPYQCPTCGKRFQTSSNLLLHERIHREERPFPCPDCGKGFKQKSHLITHRCIHTGERPYQCPTCGKRFQSSSNLHLHEQIHTEERPFRCPDCGKGFKHNSTLITHRRIHTGEWPYECGECGKGFSCSSALVTHQRIHTGERPYQCPTCGKRFQTSSNLLLHERIHREERPFPCPDCGKGFKQKSHLITHRCIHTGERPFECSQCGKSFTCSSALSRHQWKHR